The following coding sequences lie in one Alloacidobacterium dinghuense genomic window:
- the rpsT gene encoding 30S ribosomal protein S20 codes for MANHVSSLKRARQTERKTAVNRANKSRVRGSLRLLREAIAKGDVTAINEQFKQTVSALDKSVQKGVLHGNTASRYKSRLAARVKAVAVKKTA; via the coding sequence ATGGCAAACCATGTTTCATCGTTGAAGCGCGCCCGTCAGACCGAGAGAAAGACGGCTGTGAACCGCGCCAACAAGAGCCGCGTTCGCGGCAGCCTCCGCCTCCTGCGCGAGGCCATCGCCAAGGGCGACGTCACCGCCATCAACGAGCAGTTCAAGCAGACCGTCTCCGCGCTCGACAAGAGCGTGCAGAAGGGCGTCCTTCACGGCAACACCGCCTCCCGCTACAAGAGCCGCCTCGCCGCTCGCGTCAAGGCCGTTGCCGTCAAGAAGACCGCATAA
- a CDS encoding ferritin-like domain-containing protein has translation MKLETMRELLLDELQDLYSAETQITKALPKMAKTSTSPELKQAFESHLQETEGHVQRLEKIFKHLQESSKGKTCEGMKGLLKEGEERIKDGGEPEVVDAGLIAAAQRVEHYEIAAYGSVRTYAELLKESDVANLLEQTLAEEKSADQKLTKISTTVNRKAKAA, from the coding sequence ATGAAACTGGAAACCATGCGGGAGCTTCTGCTGGACGAACTGCAGGACCTTTATTCAGCCGAGACACAGATAACGAAGGCCTTACCGAAAATGGCCAAGACATCAACGAGCCCAGAACTGAAACAGGCCTTTGAGAGCCATCTTCAGGAGACCGAAGGGCATGTGCAACGGCTCGAAAAGATCTTTAAGCATTTGCAAGAGAGCTCCAAGGGCAAGACGTGCGAAGGCATGAAGGGTCTGCTCAAAGAGGGTGAAGAACGTATCAAAGACGGCGGCGAGCCCGAGGTTGTAGACGCTGGACTTATTGCTGCGGCGCAGCGCGTCGAACACTATGAGATTGCGGCGTACGGTTCAGTTCGCACCTACGCTGAACTGTTGAAGGAAAGCGACGTTGCGAACTTGCTGGAGCAGACGCTTGCAGAAGAGAAGTCGGCTGACCAGAAGCTGACAAAAATCTCCACGACTGTGAACAGGAAAGCCAAGGCGGCCTAA
- a CDS encoding acylphosphatase has protein sequence MVRHYLIKGRVQGVGFRWYVHSEAGALGLRGWVRNTEDGHVEVVAAGDANELAALRLALGRGSRGSRVDHVIEHQLDDSEDNDLGPFQIEGAW, from the coding sequence ATGGTTCGTCATTACCTCATCAAAGGCCGCGTGCAGGGCGTCGGCTTCCGCTGGTATGTGCACAGCGAAGCCGGAGCGCTGGGCCTGCGTGGCTGGGTGCGCAATACAGAAGACGGTCATGTCGAAGTCGTTGCAGCGGGTGACGCAAACGAACTTGCCGCCCTGCGCCTCGCCCTCGGTCGCGGATCGCGGGGCAGCCGTGTCGACCATGTCATCGAACACCAGCTCGACGATTCGGAAGACAATGACCTTGGACCATTTCAGATTGAAGGAGCCTGGTAA
- a CDS encoding tetratricopeptide repeat protein: MDKIAALSEILTQDPTNAFARYGLAMEHASQGNVETSMQEFQRLLADHPDYTAGYFMAAQTLAKAGRADEAKAQLAEGIASARRTGNQHALSEMQAMLDDLELAG, from the coding sequence ATGGATAAGATCGCCGCGCTCTCCGAAATACTCACCCAGGATCCAACCAACGCCTTCGCCCGCTACGGCCTCGCCATGGAGCACGCCAGCCAGGGCAACGTAGAAACATCCATGCAGGAGTTCCAGCGCCTGCTCGCCGACCACCCTGACTACACCGCCGGATACTTCATGGCCGCTCAGACGCTGGCCAAGGCCGGACGAGCCGACGAGGCAAAAGCGCAGCTCGCAGAAGGCATCGCCAGCGCGCGCCGCACCGGCAATCAGCATGCCCTGAGTGAAATGCAGGCCATGCTCGACGATCTGGAACTGGCCGGGTAG
- a CDS encoding lmo0937 family membrane protein: MFLILALVLILAWIGGFVVFHTAGFLIHLLLIFAVISIIMHFVRGSAAKA, translated from the coding sequence ATGTTTCTGATTCTGGCGTTGGTCCTGATACTAGCCTGGATTGGCGGATTTGTGGTGTTCCACACCGCAGGATTTCTCATTCACTTACTGCTGATCTTCGCGGTGATTTCGATCATCATGCATTTCGTTCGGGGTTCTGCTGCGAAAGCTTGA
- a CDS encoding magnesium chelatase, whose translation MPTNRQLPQTLGELRKSSTFSEARLQSRTVKDELRENLIARLKTRETIFPGIIGYEDTVVPQIVNAVLSKQNFILLGLRGQAKSRILRALTALLDEQTPYIAGCEIRDNPYHPLCRRCRDLVAEKGDATPIAYMDRDERYVEKLATPDVTVADLIGDLDPIKAARGGQDLSSELTMHYGLLPRANRGLFAINELPDLAGKIQVALFNIMQEGDVQIKGYPVRLALDVALVFSANPEDYTARGKIVTPLKDRIGSEVRTHYPETIEEGIAITAQEAWSARGLGTLEIPQYMREIIEQIAFSAREDKKVDKRSGVSQRLPISTMDLVISNAERRALMHGESLVMPRVGDLYAALPGITGKLELEYEGEMRGADTVVREILRIAVAKIFDKYFVETNTQQIEQWFNLGGTIKFDDDQPAKSIAAELKQIQGLAEKLSPLKIKSGSDPEHLVAAAEFLLEGMYAHHRLSRTEERGFAAQDKARGPSRPEREPEREMDDWSQRRTRRGFN comes from the coding sequence ATGCCGACCAACCGCCAGTTGCCTCAAACTCTCGGCGAGCTACGCAAGAGCTCTACATTTTCTGAAGCACGTCTCCAATCGCGCACGGTGAAAGACGAGCTGCGCGAAAACCTGATCGCGAGACTCAAAACTCGTGAGACCATCTTCCCTGGGATCATCGGCTACGAAGACACCGTCGTTCCGCAAATCGTAAACGCCGTGCTCTCGAAGCAGAACTTCATTTTGCTCGGGCTCCGAGGACAGGCCAAGAGCCGCATCTTGCGCGCATTGACTGCGCTGCTTGACGAGCAGACTCCCTACATCGCCGGATGCGAAATCCGCGACAACCCTTATCATCCGCTTTGCAGGCGATGCCGCGACCTTGTCGCTGAAAAAGGCGACGCAACCCCCATCGCCTACATGGACCGCGACGAGCGATATGTCGAAAAACTGGCGACACCTGACGTCACCGTCGCCGACCTGATCGGCGACCTCGATCCAATCAAGGCGGCACGCGGCGGACAGGACTTATCGAGCGAGTTGACCATGCACTATGGCCTTTTGCCACGGGCCAATCGCGGCCTCTTCGCCATCAACGAACTCCCGGACCTCGCCGGAAAAATTCAGGTAGCCCTCTTCAACATCATGCAGGAAGGGGATGTGCAGATTAAAGGCTACCCCGTGCGTCTCGCCCTCGACGTAGCGCTGGTCTTCAGCGCGAACCCTGAAGACTACACCGCGCGCGGCAAGATCGTCACACCGCTGAAAGACCGCATCGGCTCTGAAGTTCGCACACACTATCCCGAAACGATTGAGGAAGGCATCGCCATCACCGCGCAGGAAGCCTGGAGCGCACGCGGTCTCGGCACGCTCGAGATTCCGCAATACATGCGCGAGATCATCGAACAGATTGCCTTTTCCGCGCGCGAAGACAAAAAGGTCGACAAGCGCAGCGGCGTAAGCCAGCGTCTGCCGATTTCAACTATGGATCTCGTCATCTCGAATGCGGAGCGCAGGGCCTTGATGCATGGCGAATCGCTGGTCATGCCGCGCGTCGGGGATCTGTATGCTGCGTTGCCCGGCATCACCGGAAAGCTGGAGCTTGAATACGAAGGCGAGATGCGCGGCGCCGATACCGTCGTGCGCGAAATTCTTCGTATTGCAGTCGCCAAAATATTCGACAAATATTTCGTGGAAACAAACACCCAGCAAATTGAGCAATGGTTCAATCTCGGCGGAACGATCAAGTTCGATGACGACCAGCCCGCGAAGTCCATTGCCGCTGAATTGAAGCAAATTCAAGGACTCGCAGAAAAACTCTCACCGCTAAAAATCAAATCTGGATCCGATCCCGAACACCTCGTCGCAGCCGCGGAATTCCTGCTCGAAGGCATGTATGCGCATCATCGACTCAGCAGGACCGAAGAGCGCGGCTTCGCAGCGCAGGATAAGGCACGCGGCCCCTCGCGCCCCGAACGCGAACCGGAGCGTGAAATGGACGACTGGTCCCAGCGTAGGACGCGTCGCGGATTTAACTAG
- a CDS encoding YncE family protein: MKMKLALASLCIGLCLSLQLGAQSTPQTTLLALSKRAHTLAIVDPSSLQVIARVPVGNDPHEVIASSDGSTAYVSNYGFGAYNTLAVIDLVHQQAMPSIDLGPLRGPHGLTFVDGKVWFTAEAAKAIGRYDPAGSKVDWILGTGQNRTHMIFVSQDVQSIITTNVSSATVSLIEKIKGQAPGGPPPPMPAGSGPPPGPPPMGAPGGDWNETVIPVGKGSEGFDVSPSGSEIWVANAQDGTVSIIDRASKTVTQTLAANMQGANRLKFTPDGKLVFISSLRQPDLAIYDAATRKEVKRIKIGHGAAGIVMQPDGARVYVACSPDNYVAVIDLKTLEVTGHIDVGAEPDGLAWAIRH, from the coding sequence ATGAAAATGAAGCTCGCTCTCGCATCCCTCTGCATTGGACTGTGTCTGTCGCTCCAACTCGGTGCTCAGAGCACGCCGCAGACGACCTTGCTGGCCCTGTCCAAGCGGGCGCATACGCTTGCCATCGTCGATCCCTCCAGCCTTCAGGTGATAGCCCGCGTTCCCGTCGGCAATGATCCTCATGAAGTGATTGCATCGAGTGACGGGAGCACCGCATACGTTTCGAACTATGGCTTTGGAGCGTACAACACGCTTGCAGTCATCGATCTTGTGCATCAGCAAGCAATGCCTTCCATCGATCTCGGCCCTCTGCGCGGACCGCATGGCCTCACGTTTGTCGATGGCAAAGTGTGGTTCACCGCCGAAGCGGCAAAAGCAATCGGCCGCTATGATCCTGCAGGCAGTAAAGTCGATTGGATCCTGGGAACCGGCCAGAACCGCACGCACATGATCTTCGTCTCGCAGGACGTGCAGTCGATCATCACCACGAATGTGAGTTCCGCAACCGTGAGCCTTATCGAGAAAATCAAAGGCCAGGCTCCCGGAGGACCACCGCCGCCCATGCCGGCAGGTTCAGGCCCTCCACCGGGCCCCCCGCCAATGGGCGCGCCCGGCGGCGACTGGAATGAAACGGTGATTCCAGTCGGCAAGGGTTCAGAGGGATTTGATGTCTCGCCTTCCGGCAGCGAGATATGGGTAGCCAATGCACAGGACGGCACCGTCTCGATCATCGACCGCGCCAGCAAAACCGTAACGCAAACACTCGCAGCCAACATGCAGGGAGCCAACCGCCTCAAGTTCACCCCTGACGGAAAGCTCGTCTTCATCTCAAGCCTGCGACAGCCCGACTTGGCCATCTACGACGCCGCTACGCGAAAAGAAGTAAAGCGAATCAAGATCGGCCACGGTGCTGCCGGCATCGTCATGCAGCCGGATGGCGCGCGCGTCTACGTCGCCTGCTCTCCGGATAACTACGTCGCCGTGATCGACCTGAAGACACTCGAAGTTACAGGCCATATCGATGTCGGCGCAGAACCCGACGGACTCGCGTGGGCGATTCGCCATTGA
- a CDS encoding type II toxin-antitoxin system RelE/ParE family toxin, whose translation MTRYLLSPEAVEDLQSIKNFLEEDAGVRVARYVLKELREGMRFLAERPGAGHTREDLTDHPVRFLPVFSYLIVYREQNQLLEVVRVLHGNRNLRALLK comes from the coding sequence GTGACGCGCTACCTTCTCTCTCCTGAGGCTGTTGAAGACCTGCAAAGCATCAAAAATTTCCTCGAAGAGGACGCTGGAGTCCGCGTCGCCCGTTATGTTCTCAAGGAACTTCGGGAAGGGATGAGGTTTCTGGCTGAGAGACCAGGAGCGGGACATACGCGTGAGGATCTGACGGACCATCCAGTCCGATTCTTGCCGGTGTTTTCTTATCTGATCGTGTATCGCGAACAAAATCAGCTACTTGAAGTGGTGCGGGTGCTGCATGGAAACCGCAACCTGCGTGCTTTGCTGAAATAG
- a CDS encoding ribbon-helix-helix domain-containing protein, producing MSVQLTREQEELVRAKLETGRYGSAGEVVSDALRLLSERDRLLELTRDEVHTKISAGLKSLDEGKGTDGESVLERLDAELDHLERSGHA from the coding sequence ATGAGCGTCCAACTCACACGCGAACAGGAGGAACTGGTTCGGGCTAAGCTAGAAACAGGGCGATACGGATCGGCCGGGGAAGTTGTTTCTGATGCCCTGCGACTTCTTAGTGAGAGGGACCGCCTTCTGGAACTGACCCGCGACGAGGTCCACACCAAAATTTCGGCGGGCTTGAAGTCTCTCGATGAAGGCAAAGGGACGGACGGAGAGTCAGTGCTCGAACGGCTAGATGCCGAACTCGATCACTTGGAGCGCAGTGGACACGCGTGA
- a CDS encoding glycosyltransferase, whose protein sequence is MAHLGFLTLHVMGHLFPMSTLAAHLKSRGHRVTFFAFADSEAFITQAGLECVVVGREEFPLGYVKRAFGALSRMSGIRGIRYTVDLLCKEVGAQLATLPEAIREAGIDALIIDQFYIGGSTVADHLQLPYVHVANALLSNVDKKIPPIIFTWSDERGFIALARIRLAHAIIRKMFQRVWDELNRQRQKWGLPVYTEFLNERFGAQPQICQQPRSFEFPRNLPPTFHFVGPLHKSESRPGTSFPWERIDGRPLIYASMGTLQNGLEWVFRAIAEGCAGVDAQLVLSLGGNMDPAQFSQLPGDPVVVQFAPQLEVLKRAALCITHAGLNTALESLAQGVPMVAIPITNDQPGVAARIVWTGTGQLIPLKKLTANSLQRAVSGVMSNSTYRENARRFRDEIANLNSLERASEIVESVLR, encoded by the coding sequence ATGGCCCACTTAGGATTTCTTACGCTGCACGTGATGGGACACCTCTTTCCGATGAGCACGCTGGCGGCGCATCTTAAGAGTCGCGGGCATCGGGTGACGTTCTTCGCATTCGCGGACTCGGAGGCCTTTATCACGCAAGCCGGGTTGGAGTGCGTTGTCGTAGGCCGCGAAGAATTTCCGCTTGGCTATGTTAAGCGGGCTTTCGGCGCGTTGAGCCGGATGAGTGGCATACGCGGAATTCGTTATACCGTCGACCTTCTGTGCAAAGAGGTTGGGGCTCAACTGGCTACGCTGCCGGAAGCGATCAGAGAAGCAGGAATCGACGCGCTGATTATCGATCAGTTCTATATCGGCGGCAGCACGGTAGCCGACCACTTGCAATTGCCCTACGTGCACGTTGCGAACGCTCTGTTGAGTAACGTCGACAAGAAAATTCCGCCGATCATTTTCACCTGGAGCGACGAACGAGGATTCATCGCCCTGGCTCGAATCAGACTTGCTCACGCGATCATCCGAAAGATGTTTCAACGGGTTTGGGACGAACTCAACAGGCAGCGACAAAAATGGGGGCTGCCGGTTTACACGGAATTCCTGAATGAGAGGTTTGGGGCGCAACCGCAGATCTGCCAGCAACCGCGAAGCTTTGAATTTCCCCGGAATTTGCCGCCCACATTTCATTTCGTGGGACCGCTGCATAAGAGTGAGAGCAGGCCGGGTACATCCTTTCCATGGGAGCGAATTGACGGGCGGCCGTTGATTTATGCGTCGATGGGAACGCTGCAGAATGGTCTGGAGTGGGTCTTTCGAGCGATAGCCGAGGGCTGCGCCGGAGTGGATGCGCAGCTTGTTCTTTCGCTTGGCGGCAATATGGATCCGGCGCAGTTTTCGCAGTTGCCGGGCGACCCCGTCGTTGTCCAGTTTGCGCCGCAGCTCGAAGTGTTGAAACGTGCGGCCTTGTGCATTACGCATGCGGGATTGAATACGGCACTTGAGTCGCTGGCTCAGGGCGTGCCGATGGTTGCAATTCCGATTACAAATGACCAGCCGGGTGTGGCTGCGCGCATTGTGTGGACAGGTACGGGCCAGCTGATTCCGCTGAAGAAACTCACCGCAAATTCTCTCCAACGCGCGGTGTCGGGCGTTATGTCGAATTCGACGTATCGCGAGAATGCGCGCAGGTTCAGAGATGAGATTGCGAACTTGAACTCGCTGGAGCGTGCGAGCGAGATTGTCGAAAGCGTCCTGCGCTGA
- a CDS encoding adenine phosphoribosyltransferase, whose product MSHALDCEPLKPLVRTVPDFPKPGILFYDITTLLKDRIGFAQLIDALAAHYIGKDIDLVLGIEARGFIFGPALAYRLNAGFVPVRKPRKLPAPVARVTYDLEYGTDSLEIHLDAVEPGQKVIIVDDLLATGGTMEATVKLVQQLGGHIAGLGFAVELDFLKGRDKFKDYDVFSLLHYNE is encoded by the coding sequence ATGAGTCACGCATTAGATTGCGAGCCGTTGAAGCCGCTCGTTCGCACCGTCCCTGACTTCCCCAAGCCGGGAATTCTTTTCTACGACATCACGACCTTACTGAAAGACAGAATCGGCTTCGCCCAGCTCATCGATGCCTTGGCCGCGCACTACATCGGCAAAGACATCGACCTCGTGCTCGGCATCGAGGCACGCGGCTTCATCTTCGGCCCGGCTCTCGCCTATCGCCTCAACGCCGGCTTCGTGCCCGTCCGCAAGCCGCGCAAGCTGCCCGCGCCTGTGGCCCGCGTCACCTATGACCTGGAGTATGGAACCGATTCGCTTGAAATCCACCTCGACGCCGTCGAACCAGGTCAGAAGGTAATTATCGTCGACGATCTGCTCGCAACCGGCGGAACAATGGAAGCGACGGTAAAGCTGGTCCAGCAGTTAGGCGGACACATCGCTGGTCTTGGATTTGCCGTGGAGCTTGACTTCCTGAAAGGACGCGACAAGTTCAAAGACTACGACGTCTTCAGTCTCTTGCATTACAACGAATAA
- a CDS encoding GNAT family N-acetyltransferase, with protein sequence MVAVGGLNCDPFAANPEIGRIRRVYVKQAWRNQGIGRALVTTLLAEARKHFRIVRLRAETSDAARMYEQIGFAPIANPDATHSITFDSK encoded by the coding sequence CTGGTCGCCGTAGGCGGACTCAATTGCGATCCATTCGCCGCCAATCCTGAAATTGGCCGGATCAGGCGCGTCTACGTGAAACAAGCATGGCGGAATCAAGGCATCGGAAGAGCGCTCGTCACCACACTCCTCGCCGAAGCCAGAAAGCATTTTCGCATCGTGCGACTTCGTGCCGAAACTTCCGATGCGGCCCGTATGTACGAGCAGATAGGCTTTGCCCCCATCGCAAATCCGGACGCAACTCATAGCATTACCTTCGACTCGAAATAA
- a CDS encoding Mrp/NBP35 family ATP-binding protein, whose product MAHGHAPQPPAPPPLPGVANIVAIGSGKGGVGKTTLAVNVAVALAKLGYKVGLIDADIYGPNVPLMLGSGQQPRVLQNNQIEPNFVHGIKVISVGFISPGDKPMVMRGPMLHQIIRQFLQQVEWGELDFLIIDLPPGTGDVVISLVQTVPLTGAVVVSTPSDVSLQDARKALEMFHQVNVEVLGMVENMSHFTCPHCHQEIDIFSKGGAERTAKQFNIPFLGSIELDPEIRQGGDKGLPVALLGESSAKAKDFYSVARQIAERAQAESAKAENVFEIS is encoded by the coding sequence ATGGCACATGGACATGCACCCCAGCCGCCGGCGCCGCCGCCGCTTCCGGGCGTGGCGAATATTGTGGCAATCGGTTCGGGTAAGGGCGGCGTGGGGAAGACCACGCTGGCGGTGAATGTTGCCGTCGCGCTGGCGAAGCTGGGCTACAAGGTTGGGCTGATCGATGCCGACATTTATGGCCCTAACGTTCCGCTGATGCTGGGGTCGGGGCAGCAGCCTCGCGTGCTCCAGAACAACCAGATCGAGCCGAATTTCGTTCACGGGATCAAGGTCATCTCGGTCGGCTTTATCTCGCCCGGCGACAAGCCGATGGTGATGCGCGGGCCGATGCTGCACCAGATCATCCGGCAGTTTCTACAGCAGGTGGAGTGGGGGGAGCTCGACTTTCTGATTATCGACCTGCCGCCGGGGACGGGGGATGTGGTGATCTCGCTGGTGCAGACGGTGCCGTTGACGGGCGCGGTGGTGGTTTCGACTCCTTCGGATGTTTCGCTGCAGGACGCGCGCAAGGCTCTCGAAATGTTCCACCAGGTCAACGTCGAGGTACTGGGGATGGTCGAGAACATGAGCCACTTTACCTGCCCGCATTGCCACCAGGAGATCGACATTTTCTCGAAGGGCGGCGCGGAGCGGACGGCGAAGCAATTCAACATTCCGTTCCTCGGGTCGATTGAGCTTGACCCGGAGATCCGGCAGGGTGGTGACAAGGGGCTGCCGGTTGCCCTGCTGGGCGAGAGTTCGGCCAAGGCCAAGGACTTTTATTCGGTTGCGCGACAGATTGCGGAGCGGGCGCAGGCGGAGTCGGCCAAGGCTGAGAACGTCTTTGAGATCAGCTAG
- a CDS encoding acyl-CoA thioesterase: MNFSGPSRPVRTVAESQSEMTELILPNDTNTLNNLLGGRLMHFIDLVGAMAAYRHARTHVVTASMDHIDFIAPVHVGDLLILKSSLNRAFNTSMEVGVKVWVENTIAGTHRHVASAYLTFVAVDSQGRRVPVPCLEPENEEQKRRYEDAGRRREQRQKELAHKRSAKAELAAQGRV, from the coding sequence ATGAATTTTTCCGGGCCTTCACGCCCCGTACGTACGGTTGCCGAATCGCAGTCGGAGATGACGGAGCTGATTCTGCCGAATGACACCAATACGCTCAACAATCTTTTGGGTGGGCGGCTGATGCACTTTATTGATCTGGTGGGAGCGATGGCAGCCTACCGGCATGCGCGCACGCATGTGGTAACGGCTTCGATGGATCACATCGACTTCATTGCGCCAGTGCACGTAGGGGATCTGCTGATTCTGAAGTCGTCGTTGAACCGGGCGTTCAATACCTCGATGGAGGTGGGCGTCAAGGTCTGGGTAGAGAACACGATTGCCGGAACGCATCGGCATGTGGCTTCGGCGTATCTAACGTTTGTGGCGGTGGATTCGCAGGGGCGGCGCGTTCCGGTCCCTTGCCTGGAGCCCGAGAATGAGGAGCAGAAGCGACGTTATGAAGATGCTGGGCGTCGGCGGGAGCAGCGGCAGAAGGAACTGGCGCACAAGCGCTCGGCCAAAGCCGAATTGGCTGCGCAAGGGCGCGTTTGA
- a CDS encoding LON peptidase substrate-binding domain-containing protein: MKVPLFPLDVVLFPGTPLPLHIFEERYKEMITECLAEKTGFGVVRAQREGLAVIGCMARIIRILQEYDDGRLDILCDGGDRFEIEQLDNSRAFLQAEVDFFTDDGAESSRQSREECLALHFEVLELAGVEHQPAHVNLDAPIAFQLAWALPADLGFKQQLLNIRSDAERTQMLSEFYKTMLPKLRIGAISSRVATHNGQVM, from the coding sequence ATGAAAGTTCCCCTCTTTCCGCTGGACGTCGTGCTCTTCCCGGGAACCCCGCTGCCCCTCCATATTTTCGAGGAACGCTACAAAGAGATGATCACCGAATGCCTCGCAGAAAAAACCGGCTTCGGCGTGGTGCGCGCACAGCGCGAAGGACTGGCAGTAATCGGCTGCATGGCGCGAATCATACGCATTCTGCAGGAATATGACGATGGACGGCTCGACATCTTATGCGATGGCGGCGACCGCTTTGAGATTGAGCAACTCGACAATTCGCGAGCGTTCCTGCAAGCCGAAGTAGACTTCTTCACCGACGACGGAGCCGAGTCCTCGCGGCAGTCGCGCGAAGAATGCCTCGCCCTACACTTTGAAGTCCTGGAGCTTGCCGGCGTAGAGCACCAACCTGCGCACGTCAATCTCGATGCTCCCATCGCCTTTCAGCTCGCCTGGGCTTTACCGGCCGATCTCGGATTCAAGCAGCAACTGCTGAACATTCGCTCCGATGCCGAGCGCACGCAAATGCTGTCTGAGTTTTACAAAACCATGCTGCCCAAACTCCGCATTGGCGCAATATCCAGCCGCGTCGCAACCCACAATGGACAGGTCATGTAG
- a CDS encoding D-hexose-6-phosphate mutarotase, whose product MAEIVAGESGLEKVRVSTAAAEADIYLHGAQVTSWRPAGDEDVIFLSKQSKFQDGKAIRGGIPICFPWFRGKADNPKAPAHGVVRTKSWKLDSLEQQQDSVVVTMSTESDDGTRQWWPHEFRVMHRVTVGPELKLELIVTNTGSTAMHFEEALHTYHQVGDAEKVRVSGLDGVVFLDNMDANREKTQRGDVILTQPTDNAYLQTKSVLELVDAILGRRIKIAKENSLSTVVWNPWSSGAKALADLGDEEWRHFACVEASNILSCGVDLAPGAQHTIAARISVAAS is encoded by the coding sequence GTGGCAGAGATTGTTGCGGGTGAGAGTGGTCTCGAAAAGGTGCGTGTCAGCACGGCTGCGGCTGAGGCAGACATTTACCTGCACGGAGCGCAGGTTACGTCGTGGCGCCCGGCGGGCGATGAAGATGTGATCTTCCTGAGCAAACAGTCGAAGTTTCAAGATGGCAAAGCAATCCGTGGAGGGATTCCGATCTGCTTTCCATGGTTTCGCGGGAAGGCCGATAACCCGAAAGCTCCGGCACATGGAGTTGTGCGCACAAAATCGTGGAAGCTTGATTCATTGGAGCAGCAGCAGGATTCAGTTGTGGTGACAATGTCGACCGAGAGCGATGACGGAACCCGGCAATGGTGGCCGCATGAATTTCGTGTGATGCATCGCGTGACGGTTGGTCCTGAACTGAAGCTGGAACTTATCGTGACGAACACAGGTTCGACCGCCATGCATTTTGAGGAAGCTCTGCACACGTATCACCAGGTTGGAGATGCAGAGAAAGTTCGCGTGTCCGGTCTGGATGGAGTTGTTTTTCTCGACAATATGGATGCGAATCGCGAGAAGACGCAGCGCGGCGATGTCATTCTGACGCAGCCGACCGACAACGCGTATCTGCAAACAAAGAGTGTGCTTGAACTGGTCGATGCAATTCTGGGCAGGCGGATCAAAATCGCCAAGGAGAATTCGCTTTCAACTGTGGTGTGGAATCCGTGGTCAAGCGGAGCGAAGGCTCTGGCGGATTTGGGAGACGAGGAGTGGCGGCATTTCGCGTGCGTGGAGGCAAGCAATATTCTGAGTTGCGGTGTGGACCTTGCTCCCGGCGCACAGCACACGATTGCGGCGAGGATCAGCGTGGCGGCTAGTTAA